In Rhizobium sp. N324, a single genomic region encodes these proteins:
- a CDS encoding MmgE/PrpD family protein gives MTRTFAPLTSAFAEAIIASDPLQDVAAMDAARLAIIDFLACAIAGARDRTTGLLADAVGADLPGEATLIGSARRTDPLAAAVVNGYAGHVLDYDDVHASVRGHPTTVIVPALLALAAEHTFSAEALVAAYIVGLEAMARLGLSLGSKHYEKGFHATATLGTMGAAGAIAHLKRASADETAIALGLAATQSSGLRLQFGKDAKPFHAGMAARSGLLSARLAAAGFGGASDFLDNPVGFHSVFAFGAERLSALTENWGLPWQIAAPGLTLKAYPCCTASHPVASLGIDLNREGLRADAIERITFTYPPGADAALVLSEPTNGIEARFSPEYVFAAALIDGGLRLDHFDGQPVAPRLIALAKRAGRRHDEAAPRMSSDPRTRFVIVDIALADGSTIQRRFDGLPGLTDPTEKFRDATGRHPAFADIPSLVRTMHSAADLRKLLALLNQDAAQNLV, from the coding sequence ATGACGAGAACATTCGCCCCTCTGACTTCGGCATTCGCCGAAGCGATCATCGCCTCGGACCCGTTGCAGGATGTCGCGGCGATGGACGCGGCCCGCCTGGCGATCATCGATTTTCTCGCCTGCGCGATTGCCGGCGCCCGAGACAGGACGACCGGCCTTCTGGCCGATGCCGTCGGAGCCGATCTCCCGGGTGAAGCGACCCTGATCGGCAGCGCGCGCCGAACCGATCCGCTGGCAGCTGCGGTCGTCAACGGTTATGCCGGCCATGTGCTCGACTATGACGACGTGCATGCAAGCGTGCGTGGCCATCCGACGACGGTGATCGTCCCGGCGCTGCTGGCGTTGGCCGCCGAGCATACCTTTTCGGCGGAGGCGCTGGTCGCCGCCTATATCGTCGGGCTCGAAGCCATGGCGCGGCTGGGATTGTCGCTCGGCTCGAAACACTACGAGAAGGGTTTCCATGCCACGGCAACGCTCGGCACGATGGGCGCGGCAGGCGCAATTGCCCATCTCAAGCGCGCCTCTGCGGACGAGACCGCCATTGCACTGGGCCTTGCAGCAACGCAGTCCTCCGGCCTGCGGCTGCAGTTCGGCAAGGACGCCAAACCCTTTCATGCCGGCATGGCGGCGCGATCCGGTCTGTTGTCGGCGCGATTGGCAGCGGCAGGTTTTGGCGGCGCGTCCGATTTTCTCGACAATCCGGTCGGCTTCCATTCGGTTTTTGCCTTCGGCGCGGAACGCCTGTCCGCCTTGACCGAGAACTGGGGCTTACCCTGGCAGATCGCAGCGCCCGGGCTGACGCTGAAGGCCTATCCCTGCTGCACCGCCAGCCATCCGGTCGCTTCTCTCGGCATCGACCTTAACCGCGAAGGCCTGCGCGCAGACGCAATCGAGCGTATCACCTTCACCTATCCGCCCGGTGCCGATGCAGCTTTGGTGTTGAGCGAGCCCACCAACGGGATCGAGGCGCGCTTCAGCCCGGAATACGTGTTCGCGGCGGCCCTGATCGACGGCGGCCTGCGGCTCGATCATTTTGACGGGCAGCCGGTCGCGCCACGGCTGATCGCGCTCGCCAAGCGCGCCGGCCGCCGCCATGACGAGGCCGCGCCGCGCATGTCGAGCGATCCACGGACCCGCTTCGTCATCGTCGATATCGCGCTTGCCGACGGCAGCACGATACAGCGCCGTTTCGACGGCCTGCCGGGGCTGACCGATCCGACGGAAAAATTTCGTGACGCGACCGGTCGCCATCCGGCCTTCGCCGACATCCCCTCACTCGTCCGGACCATGCACAGCGCCGCCGACCTTCGAAAACTCCTGGCGCTGCTCAATCAAGATGCCGCCCAAAACCTCGTTTGA
- a CDS encoding polysaccharide deacetylase family protein produces MYRFFILSCMALTAALSACSTTKQAPDTSIKTSSVIAPEGRKLGYAGDDAAAPRMTGWHHLAGRTLEVSSLADLKLQNKEVILSFDDGPIPGRTDKVLAILDQFGVKGAFMMVGEMAEMHPTLARKVAEDGNTIGSHTYDHANLSLLDFDAAMAEVIKGELAVTKATGTDVSFFRFPYLAESHRLRAAIAMRDIVVMDVDIDSKDYFTITPASVTQRTMDLLHKRGRGIILMHDIHKRTATMLPTLLSELEAEGYKVVTLRFKKTQAPSNLVASADFVTTR; encoded by the coding sequence ATGTATCGCTTTTTCATTCTGTCCTGCATGGCCCTCACGGCCGCGCTGTCTGCCTGCAGCACCACCAAACAGGCCCCGGATACATCGATCAAGACCTCCTCGGTGATTGCGCCCGAGGGGCGGAAACTTGGCTATGCCGGCGACGATGCAGCCGCGCCGCGAATGACCGGCTGGCACCATCTGGCCGGACGGACGCTTGAGGTCTCCTCCCTCGCCGATCTCAAGCTGCAGAACAAGGAAGTGATCCTGAGCTTCGACGACGGCCCGATCCCCGGCCGGACCGACAAGGTGCTGGCCATCCTCGACCAGTTCGGCGTCAAGGGCGCCTTCATGATGGTCGGCGAAATGGCCGAGATGCATCCGACGCTCGCCCGCAAGGTCGCCGAGGACGGCAACACGATCGGCAGTCACACCTATGACCACGCCAATCTGAGTCTGCTCGATTTCGACGCGGCGATGGCCGAGGTGATCAAAGGCGAATTGGCGGTGACCAAGGCGACGGGAACCGACGTCTCCTTCTTCCGCTTCCCCTATCTTGCCGAGAGCCACAGGCTGCGCGCCGCGATCGCCATGCGCGATATAGTGGTCATGGATGTCGATATCGACAGCAAGGACTATTTCACCATCACGCCGGCCTCCGTGACGCAGCGGACGATGGACCTGCTGCACAAGCGCGGCCGCGGCATCATCCTGATGCATGACATCCACAAACGCACGGCAACGATGCTGCCGACCCTACTCTCGGAACTCGAGGCCGAAGGCTACAAGGTGGTGACGCTGAGGTTCAAGAAGACGCAGGCGCCGAGCAACCTCGTCGCCTCGGCCGATTTCGTGACCACCCGTTAG
- a CDS encoding TetR/AcrR family transcriptional regulator, with protein sequence MSTRGRIIDAISDLFYRRGTYLVGIDEIVRELNIARATLYRHFDGKEGLIVTYLSHRHTLVSDQLEKLVAGKSNAPAIFAIFDSLADKTRSESFRGCAFLIAVTENPGSAAIRDVARAHKVFLRALFGRLVPPGPAHDEISEQLLVVYEGVLAASVLRPEARPAEIARKAVAALLQAGGFDASGDEA encoded by the coding sequence ATGTCGACCCGCGGAAGAATAATCGATGCGATCAGCGACCTTTTCTACCGGCGCGGCACCTATCTGGTCGGCATCGACGAAATCGTACGGGAACTAAACATTGCCCGCGCCACTCTCTACCGTCATTTCGACGGCAAAGAGGGTCTCATCGTCACCTATCTCAGCCACCGCCATACCTTGGTCAGCGACCAACTGGAGAAGCTCGTCGCCGGCAAAAGCAATGCGCCAGCCATTTTCGCGATCTTCGATAGCCTGGCCGACAAGACCCGCAGCGAAAGCTTCCGGGGCTGCGCCTTCCTCATTGCGGTAACCGAAAACCCCGGCTCGGCAGCGATCCGGGACGTGGCGCGCGCGCATAAGGTTTTTCTTCGCGCCCTCTTCGGCCGGCTTGTCCCGCCAGGCCCGGCTCACGACGAGATCAGCGAGCAATTGCTCGTGGTCTACGAAGGCGTGCTTGCCGCATCGGTCCTGCGACCGGAAGCGAGGCCGGCGGAGATTGCCCGAAAGGCCGTCGCGGCTCTTCTTCAGGCCGGCGGTTTCGACGCATCCGGAGACGAGGCATGA
- a CDS encoding LLM class flavin-dependent oxidoreductase, translating into MTRKREIHLGLFLQGAGHHVSGWRHPHAEAGSENFNLLRRVSEIAEAAKFDMVFLADGLTSGVDAHPSTIARFEPLTLLSALAVVTDKIGLAATASTTYGEPYHTARAFASIDHLSHGRAAWNIVTTSYARTANNFSKAHPEHDERYAVAEEFVDVVRGLWDSWDDDAFVKDKQSGVYADPAKLRILDHKGKYFSVKGPLNIPRAPQGHPILIQAGSSGPGQDLAARTADVVFTAQQSLEEAQAFYGSLKERVARFGRRPDDVAVMPGFLPVIGRTTKEAADKLAELDRWTDIKSAMPLLEERIGHSLAEYDLDGPLPDLPISDQLRSRAELLTALARREDLTIRQLALRVAAGRGHHIILGTPVEIADRMQQWFDSRAADGFNVMPPFFPGGLEDFTQLVVPILQERGLFRREYGGSTLREHLGLTRPAPISP; encoded by the coding sequence ATGACCCGCAAGAGAGAAATCCATCTGGGCCTGTTCCTGCAAGGGGCCGGCCACCACGTATCCGGCTGGCGTCATCCTCATGCCGAGGCGGGAAGCGAGAATTTCAACCTGCTGAGGCGCGTGTCTGAGATCGCCGAGGCGGCGAAATTCGATATGGTCTTCCTGGCCGACGGATTGACCAGCGGCGTCGATGCGCATCCCTCGACGATCGCCCGTTTCGAACCGCTGACGCTACTTTCCGCGCTGGCCGTGGTGACCGACAAGATCGGGCTGGCGGCAACGGCGTCGACGACCTACGGAGAGCCCTATCACACGGCCCGCGCCTTCGCCTCGATCGACCATCTGAGCCACGGCCGCGCCGCCTGGAATATCGTCACGACCTCCTATGCCCGCACGGCGAACAATTTCTCCAAGGCCCATCCCGAGCATGACGAGCGTTACGCCGTGGCCGAGGAATTTGTCGACGTCGTGCGCGGGCTCTGGGACAGCTGGGACGACGATGCCTTCGTCAAGGACAAGCAGAGCGGCGTCTATGCCGACCCGGCCAAGCTCCGCATCCTCGATCACAAGGGCAAATATTTTTCGGTCAAGGGACCGCTGAACATTCCGCGCGCACCGCAGGGCCACCCGATCCTGATCCAGGCCGGCTCGTCGGGGCCGGGCCAGGATCTTGCCGCCCGCACCGCCGACGTGGTGTTCACCGCGCAACAGAGCCTTGAAGAGGCGCAGGCTTTTTACGGAAGCCTCAAGGAGCGTGTCGCTCGCTTCGGGCGTCGGCCGGACGACGTCGCCGTCATGCCGGGCTTTCTGCCGGTGATCGGCCGCACCACCAAGGAGGCCGCGGACAAGCTTGCAGAACTCGACAGGTGGACGGATATCAAAAGCGCCATGCCGCTTCTGGAAGAACGCATCGGCCACAGCCTTGCCGAATACGATCTCGACGGCCCGCTGCCGGATCTGCCGATCTCCGATCAGTTGCGCAGCCGCGCCGAACTGCTGACGGCGCTGGCAAGGCGCGAGGATCTGACGATCCGGCAGCTGGCGCTGCGCGTTGCTGCCGGCCGCGGCCATCATATCATCCTTGGCACGCCGGTCGAAATCGCCGACAGGATGCAGCAATGGTTCGACAGCCGTGCCGCCGATGGCTTCAACGTCATGCCGCCGTTTTTTCCCGGAGGCCTGGAAGACTTCACGCAGCTGGTCGTGCCGATCCTGCAGGAGCGCGGCCTGTTCCGCAGGGAATATGGCGGCTCGACGCTTCGCGAACATCTCGGCCTGACGCGGCCTGCGCCAATTTCGCCCTAA
- a CDS encoding amino acid ABC transporter permease, which yields MWNSGITGLFVDLTNRLGLNYEFLATGYEAQIWRDGFITTLYLIALLIPVSLIAGLLFAACLTSDRLWLSAPVRAFVEITRNTPTLVQLMFSFLVLNTFVSNLVGGAQNNPLTPFFWVVAVVGLHIAALHAEAIRAGIEAVPASTVEAARGIGFSKLQILRYVEIPLAFRASLPAIVNNLINLVKLTTVGNAIAVSEITYASIMVWTQRDNVVSLMIVILLFFSLINLVVARVGLWVERKLAVPGYGL from the coding sequence ATGTGGAATAGCGGCATAACCGGCCTGTTCGTCGACCTGACGAACAGGCTTGGCCTGAACTACGAGTTTCTGGCAACGGGCTACGAAGCGCAGATATGGCGTGACGGTTTCATTACCACGCTCTATCTGATCGCCCTGCTGATCCCGGTCAGCCTGATTGCCGGACTGCTGTTTGCCGCCTGCCTGACATCGGACAGGCTCTGGCTCTCCGCGCCGGTGCGCGCTTTCGTGGAAATCACCCGAAACACGCCGACGCTGGTGCAACTGATGTTCAGCTTCCTCGTCCTCAATACCTTCGTGTCGAACCTGGTCGGCGGCGCGCAGAACAATCCGCTGACGCCGTTCTTCTGGGTGGTGGCGGTGGTGGGGCTGCACATTGCCGCCTTGCATGCCGAGGCGATCCGAGCGGGTATCGAAGCGGTTCCGGCCTCGACCGTGGAGGCGGCGCGCGGTATCGGCTTCAGCAAGCTGCAGATCCTTCGTTACGTCGAAATTCCTCTCGCGTTCCGGGCGTCGCTGCCGGCGATCGTCAACAACCTCATCAACCTCGTGAAACTGACGACGGTGGGCAATGCGATTGCAGTCAGCGAGATCACCTATGCCTCCATCATGGTGTGGACGCAGCGCGACAATGTGGTGTCGTTGATGATCGTCATCCTGCTGTTCTTCAGTCTCATCAATCTCGTCGTCGCCCGCGTCGGCCTGTGGGTAGAGCGCAAGCTCGCCGTTCCGGGATATGGCCTATGA
- a CDS encoding amino acid ABC transporter permease yields the protein MTTVALSEPRKSGHLLRNIGFAALPALILLWSLADLTLGRELVEWLPYLASGFLMNVVISLSAMTLGTVVGTIFGILQLVPYRPVRYPVVAYVQAFRNAPHLVLIFATTYIFPFEIVVFGNYLPFPDWLKAVIGLAIPASAYVAEITRGAILSIPTTQWEAAKGLGFSRSQALRWIILPQCLRRSLPPWMNILASITMGTSLASLVGVHELLHAATDASTAVRRLDFTIIAYIVVMAAFFTLCYPIARLTRRLERRFNAGSRI from the coding sequence ATGACGACGGTGGCGCTTTCCGAGCCGCGCAAGAGCGGCCACCTGCTGCGCAATATCGGCTTCGCAGCACTCCCTGCCCTCATTCTCCTCTGGTCGCTGGCCGATCTCACCCTTGGGCGCGAACTGGTGGAGTGGCTTCCCTATCTCGCCTCCGGCTTCCTGATGAACGTCGTCATCAGCCTCAGTGCGATGACATTGGGAACGGTGGTCGGAACCATATTCGGCATTCTTCAACTGGTGCCCTACAGGCCGGTGCGCTACCCGGTCGTCGCCTATGTTCAGGCCTTCCGAAATGCACCGCATCTCGTGCTGATTTTCGCCACGACTTATATCTTTCCCTTCGAGATCGTCGTGTTCGGCAACTATCTGCCCTTCCCGGACTGGCTGAAAGCGGTGATCGGGCTTGCCATACCGGCCAGCGCCTATGTGGCCGAGATTACGCGTGGCGCCATTCTTTCGATCCCGACCACGCAATGGGAAGCGGCAAAGGGACTGGGGTTTTCCCGCAGCCAGGCGCTGCGCTGGATCATTCTGCCGCAATGCCTGCGGCGCTCGCTGCCGCCATGGATGAACATATTGGCGTCCATCACCATGGGCACGTCGCTTGCCTCGCTGGTCGGCGTGCACGAACTCCTGCATGCGGCAACCGATGCCAGCACGGCCGTGCGCCGGCTCGATTTCACCATCATCGCCTACATCGTGGTGATGGCCGCCTTTTTCACGCTTTGCTACCCGATCGCCCGCCTGACCCGACGCCTCGAGCGGCGCTTCAACGCGGGCTCCAGGATTTGA
- a CDS encoding amino acid ABC transporter ATP-binding protein, whose amino-acid sequence MNMKTDDAIVRLEDVHLSFGQTEVLRGIDLTVNRGNAVSIIGPSGSGKSTILRCINALVTPQRGRITVGGTRVDQLATESERIALRKRVGIVFQQYNLFPHLTVLENIVLAPTRILGVARGEAEKLARELLEKVRLSEKAGAYPGQLSGGQQQRVAIARALAMKPELVLFDEVTSALDPETVGEVLWVIRDLIRDGMTSILVTHEMRFAEEISDTVVFTENGRIVDHGSPEEIFHTFDNPRIRQFVGGLAGGRGMDRGEGI is encoded by the coding sequence ATGAACATGAAAACCGACGACGCGATCGTGCGACTGGAAGACGTACACCTTTCCTTCGGCCAGACCGAGGTGCTGAGGGGCATCGACCTGACCGTCAACAGGGGCAATGCGGTTTCCATCATCGGCCCATCCGGCTCCGGAAAGTCGACGATCCTGCGCTGCATCAACGCATTGGTGACGCCGCAGCGCGGCCGCATCACGGTCGGCGGCACCCGCGTCGACCAGTTGGCCACGGAAAGCGAGCGCATTGCGCTGCGCAAGCGCGTCGGCATCGTCTTTCAGCAATATAATCTTTTTCCTCACCTGACGGTGCTGGAGAATATCGTGCTGGCTCCGACCCGCATCCTCGGTGTCGCGCGGGGCGAGGCAGAAAAACTGGCGCGCGAACTGCTCGAAAAGGTGCGGCTCTCCGAAAAAGCAGGCGCCTATCCCGGCCAGCTTTCCGGCGGCCAGCAACAGCGCGTGGCGATTGCCCGCGCGCTGGCGATGAAGCCGGAACTGGTGCTGTTCGACGAAGTCACCTCGGCGCTCGATCCGGAGACGGTCGGCGAAGTGCTGTGGGTGATCCGCGACCTCATCCGCGACGGCATGACCAGCATCCTGGTGACCCATGAAATGCGCTTCGCCGAGGAGATCAGCGACACCGTCGTCTTCACCGAGAACGGACGCATTGTCGACCACGGCTCCCCTGAAGAAATATTCCATACGTTCGACAATCCCCGTATCCGCCAGTTCGTCGGCGGCCTTGCCGGCGGGCGCGGCATGGACCGCGGCGAAGGCATTTAG
- a CDS encoding transporter substrate-binding domain-containing protein gives MSHKILPKALFAMSISLLAATQAFADATLDRIKARGALTVGVILSGAPFGYIDPTSQTQKGYNLDIAKALADDLGVKLETVTVTPPNRVQFLQQGKVDILIANMQYTEDRAKVLDWVPTPYDRSGGAAVGRKDSGLKDWADLKGKPVCVSQGSNYTQPLIERYGAEVKGLPSQPESLLALQGGNCVVAVHVGATLGLLLQDRPEDWKDYAILFPTELIPSDSVIWVRKGEKETAETLDKTIRQLHTSGKLLEFAKANRLSNTEYLEQEHKTLTASK, from the coding sequence ATGTCACATAAAATTCTGCCAAAGGCGCTTTTCGCCATGTCGATTTCGCTGCTGGCGGCAACGCAGGCATTCGCGGATGCCACGCTCGATCGCATTAAAGCCCGCGGCGCCCTCACCGTCGGCGTCATCCTGTCCGGCGCGCCGTTCGGCTATATCGATCCGACGTCGCAAACGCAGAAGGGATACAATCTCGATATCGCCAAAGCGCTGGCCGACGATCTCGGCGTCAAACTCGAAACCGTCACCGTCACGCCGCCGAACCGGGTGCAATTTCTGCAGCAGGGCAAGGTCGATATTCTGATTGCCAACATGCAATACACCGAAGATCGCGCCAAAGTCCTCGACTGGGTGCCAACGCCATACGACCGCAGCGGCGGCGCTGCCGTCGGGCGCAAGGACAGTGGCCTGAAGGACTGGGCAGATCTCAAGGGAAAGCCGGTCTGCGTTTCGCAGGGGTCGAACTACACCCAGCCGCTGATCGAAAGATACGGCGCCGAGGTAAAAGGCCTGCCGAGCCAGCCGGAATCGCTGCTGGCGCTGCAGGGGGGCAATTGCGTGGTCGCGGTGCATGTCGGCGCAACTCTTGGCCTGCTGCTGCAGGATCGCCCTGAGGATTGGAAGGACTACGCCATTCTCTTCCCGACGGAACTGATCCCGTCCGATTCCGTCATCTGGGTTCGCAAAGGCGAAAAGGAAACGGCCGAGACACTCGATAAGACGATCCGGCAGCTTCATACCTCCGGAAAGCTGCTTGAGTTTGCCAAGGCGAACAGGCTCAGCAACACCGAATATCTCGAGCAGGAGCACAAGACCCTGACAGCCAGCAAATAA
- a CDS encoding prolyl oligopeptidase family serine peptidase, with the protein MNLHLETDDDPRTRQFIDGYNRVSDAALRTAEFARDRDAIKALIERQDRLIVPMRRGGWLFDFRQSKDNPLGVWLRLPDDQEPLPDADWEPVFDLDAFCVSEGKRWNWRGVVTCPWEPTRVLLTLSDGGSDLLRLLEFDAESKQVVEGGFDTPAARSHANWLNRDEICYFGSIDRFSATRSGWPRVGRRLKRGQRPEDAAVMFEAANEDVYGFNLIIDPALSGAAADAGLIDIFVAAHEIGVASAFLTADDGTQRRIDLPKEADFQFNHDHCLWRAKNDERVPTGSLVLQRFDPGSATVPLGPERILFQPGEGQSISQLMLMREWCVFIISDRLRPRLMVLDLTKPDAEQREIALPADMQTAHFRPLYADLHLGDDTLCIIGQGFLQPPACYRLELSDRSKEAEPIFVAAAPSYFDATGMSSELLEAVSEDGTRVAYRLVLPKQWTKGALPVLLYGYGGFDVSLSPNYSGVTGRWLEQGGAYVQAYIRGGGEFGPDWYRSAKRQGRDKAFADFVAVARDLVARGYTVPSRIACQGGSNGGLLTGVMLTRYPEDFGAVWCQVPVLDMTRFHLFSAGQAWMDEYGDPEISADRDFMLGYSPLHNVRPATEIRYPPIYIESSANDDRVHPSHARRFAARLEEAGHRPLFHEFGSGGHGGDGNSEERAARAAMGYSFLRQTIMR; encoded by the coding sequence ATGAACCTTCACCTCGAAACGGACGACGATCCGCGCACCCGTCAGTTCATCGACGGATATAACCGGGTTTCCGACGCGGCACTCAGGACAGCTGAATTCGCCAGGGATCGCGATGCGATCAAGGCGCTGATCGAGCGGCAGGACAGGCTGATCGTGCCGATGCGGCGCGGCGGCTGGCTGTTCGATTTTCGGCAGAGCAAGGACAATCCTCTGGGCGTCTGGCTGCGTCTGCCTGATGACCAGGAGCCGCTGCCGGACGCCGACTGGGAGCCGGTCTTCGACCTCGATGCTTTCTGCGTCAGTGAAGGCAAGCGCTGGAACTGGCGCGGCGTCGTCACCTGCCCATGGGAGCCGACACGGGTGCTGCTGACGCTCTCGGACGGCGGCTCCGATCTTCTCCGGCTGCTCGAATTCGACGCCGAGAGCAAACAGGTCGTCGAGGGCGGTTTCGATACGCCGGCCGCACGATCGCATGCCAACTGGCTGAACCGCGACGAGATCTGCTATTTCGGTTCGATCGACCGATTTTCGGCGACCCGCTCCGGATGGCCGCGGGTCGGGCGGCGCTTGAAGCGCGGGCAGCGGCCGGAAGATGCGGCCGTCATGTTCGAAGCTGCGAACGAGGACGTCTACGGCTTCAATCTCATCATCGACCCCGCCCTGTCGGGCGCTGCGGCGGATGCCGGATTGATCGACATTTTCGTCGCTGCCCATGAGATCGGCGTGGCCAGCGCCTTCCTGACTGCCGACGACGGCACGCAGCGGCGCATCGATCTGCCCAAGGAAGCGGACTTCCAGTTCAACCACGATCATTGCCTCTGGCGGGCAAAGAACGATGAGCGCGTTCCCACCGGCAGCCTCGTGCTGCAGCGCTTCGATCCCGGCTCGGCGACAGTTCCGCTCGGGCCCGAGCGGATCCTGTTTCAGCCTGGCGAGGGCCAGTCGATCTCGCAGCTGATGCTGATGCGCGAGTGGTGCGTCTTCATCATCTCCGATCGGCTGCGTCCGCGTCTCATGGTGCTGGATCTGACGAAGCCCGACGCCGAACAGCGCGAGATCGCGCTGCCGGCGGACATGCAGACGGCTCATTTCAGGCCGCTCTATGCGGATCTGCATCTTGGCGACGATACGCTCTGCATCATCGGCCAGGGCTTCCTGCAGCCTCCGGCCTGTTACCGGCTGGAGCTGTCGGACCGCAGCAAGGAGGCCGAGCCGATTTTCGTCGCCGCGGCGCCCAGCTATTTCGATGCGACCGGCATGTCATCCGAACTGCTGGAGGCGGTGTCCGAGGACGGGACCAGGGTTGCCTACCGGCTGGTCCTGCCGAAGCAATGGACCAAGGGCGCGCTGCCGGTGCTGCTTTACGGTTATGGCGGCTTCGATGTGTCGCTGTCGCCGAACTATTCCGGCGTGACCGGCCGCTGGCTGGAACAAGGTGGCGCCTACGTGCAGGCCTATATCCGCGGCGGCGGCGAATTCGGGCCCGACTGGTATCGCAGCGCCAAGCGGCAGGGACGCGACAAGGCCTTTGCCGATTTCGTCGCCGTCGCCCGCGATCTCGTCGCCCGCGGCTACACCGTGCCGTCGCGGATCGCCTGCCAGGGCGGCAGCAATGGCGGTCTGCTGACCGGCGTGATGCTGACGCGCTACCCGGAGGATTTCGGCGCCGTCTGGTGCCAGGTGCCGGTGCTCGACATGACACGCTTCCACCTGTTCAGCGCAGGGCAGGCCTGGATGGACGAATATGGCGATCCGGAGATATCGGCGGACCGGGATTTCATGCTCGGCTACTCGCCGCTTCACAATGTCAGGCCGGCGACCGAGATCCGCTATCCGCCGATCTATATCGAAAGCTCCGCCAATGACGACCGGGTGCATCCCTCGCATGCGCGCCGCTTTGCCGCGCGGCTGGAGGAAGCCGGACACCGGCCGCTCTTCCATGAATTCGGCTCGGGCGGGCATGGCGGCGACGGCAATTCCGAGGAGCGCGCCGCCCGCGCGGCCATGGGCTACAGCTTCCTTCGCCAGACTATCATGAGGTAA